The Budorcas taxicolor isolate Tak-1 chromosome 2, Takin1.1, whole genome shotgun sequence genome window below encodes:
- the C2H16orf82 gene encoding protein TNT, protein MRKETVEKTAVTHFSPDTPWHWGCELRGLQGPLLLEKPSQLPPTFLQGRQGEPPSREAQQAGAGLQSPSLEPQPPAWPRHDAEATQAPLRDSSGHLGNTVSHESSVLSSLQHSSLVQCIDISRLSSGYAGDEENSEVSLPGSHQIVRLSRRPHTQAGGAQNSQVCAIYSPKQLKRRLARQAKTTKQSGREHQASNHQSVRVDSHVQSGLQSKTSLPGDKAGDSVNVSGQVAKDEQPAQVHVPL, encoded by the exons ATGAGAAAGGAGACCGTGGAGAAAACagctgtcacccacttctcccctGACACGCCGTGGCACTGGGGCTGTGAGCTCAG AGGCCTCCAGGGCCCCCTCCTCCTGGAGAAACCAAGTCAGTTGCCCCCCACTTTCCTCCAGGGCAGGCAAGGGGAGCCTCCCAGCAGGGAGGCTCAGCAAGCGGGTGCAGGTCTACAGTCACCCAGCCTAGAGCCCCAGCCCCCCGCATGGCCACGCCATGATGCAGAAGCCACGCAGGCGCCCCTGAGAGATTCCAGCGGTCACCTGGGAAACACCGTGAGCCACGAGAGCAGCGTCCTGTCAAGCCTGCAACACTCCAGCCTAGTGCAATGCATTGACATCAGCCGGCTGAGCAGCGGGTACGCAGGGGATGAGGAGAACAGCGAAGTCAGCTTGCCGGGCAGCCATCAAATCGTGCGGTTGAGCAGAAGGCCCCACACCCAGGCAGGTGGTGCCCAGAACAGCCAGGTGTGCGCCATCTACTCTCCCAAGCAGCTGAAGAGACGACTGGCCCGCCAAGCCAAAACCACCAAGCAGTCTGGAAGAGAACA CCAGGCCAGCAACCACCAGAGCGTCAGGGTGGACAGCCACGTGCAAAGCGGGCTGCAGAGCAAAACCAGTCTTCCAGGGGACAAAGCTGGGGACAGCGTGAATGTCAGTGGCCAGGTCGCCAAGGATGAGCAGCCTGCCCAGGTGCACGTGCCTTTATGA